AGGCGAGAGGGGTTGGTGCTCTCCCACGCCTGGCATGAGGGCTGTGGGTGCTCCCCGGGActctcctgctcccccccagtACAAGGGGGTCCCTTTTCGCAgccccagcagtgctgctttgcCTCAGGGCAGGAGCCCCCTGTTTCCCTCCCCagccggggtgctggggctgaagCCATCCCCAAGCCCATTTTTGCTCCTTTTGAACAGGGCAGGGACAGCCTCTTGCTCGGGCAGCTGGCGATGCCCCTCAGTAGTTCTCCAGACCCATGGCAGAAGCAGGAGTTGAAGCTCTCATCCCCCTCTGCGACCCCCCAAAACCTCGGCAGccagaggagctgggggtggcGCCAGGGCAGCTATGGGGAAAGCCTCCCTGTCGGTACTCACAGGAGACGCCCTGGCTTCCAGTCCagagagctgccagcagcagggtgaGCAGGGCCAAGGAGAAGACCTTCATGTCCAACCCGGGGCTCGGTCAgtgccagcagccagcagctcttgCTGACTCGGGGCTACTGAGAGCTacctgcctctcctgcctgcaccatgGCATGATATACCCCCTGGCCAGACTTTCCATGACAGCTCTGGACTCTCCCCAGGGAAAGAACCACCCAGAGATATTGATAAAGGGCAACCGGTGAATGGAAATTCCTTCTCCCAGCCCCTCTGGCCCCTGTAGTACCCAAGGGCTGCTGGAAAGTGTGGtgagcagccagcagctctgcaccgCTGCTGATGCATTGGGGCCAGCAGTCTATTTTGGGATTGGTTCTTGCCACCGGTAAACCACAGAGGATGATGCTTGCACTTGCCAAAGCCCTGGGagagtttcttttaaaaaaccacCCACTGACAGCTCAGCTGCAATGCCTCTCTTGCAATTTTGCACTGAGGCCAGTGGCTTGGCAGTGCCTGTGCTCACCCTAGCCTACCATGAGACCCATCGCTTGCTGCCCATTGCAGTGGCTGTGCCCATCATGGTGCTTGTCACAATGGCAGTGCCCATCACATCTCCTCATGGCATCCTGGGAGCGTGGGTTGTCAGTGGGGCCTGACCAAGCACCTCTGAGGGGCAGCTCTGGTCAAATTTGGGCCAGGGGTCTCCACTCATTAGGATGGCTGACAAGGGGCATTGGAAGCCCCTCATGGAGGGCCTCAtgggctgtgcctgcctcttGCACTGGTGGCTTCCCCAAAGCCCGCATGGACATGGTTTGGCCCCATGCACACCCTGGACCCCTTTGCAGAGACATGGTGGGGTCTTCGGCTCTTCCTGGCTCCTTACTGACCCCAGCACTTACAGATATGGTTTAACACCTGAGTAGGAAAGCCGGCAGCAGGATCGGCCCACTCCCAAGATACTTGCACAGCCAGATGTTTGCATGTGTGAGATCACATTTAATTCTGTTCAGTGTGTTGTACAAAAAAGAACTGTGTAGCTGCTCCCCCTTaatccctctgctgctgccaggccgGTGAGCGCAGCCTTGCTGACACACTGCTACTGCCTGCGAGGGgtacaggcagctgcctgcatgcaaagcaaagctgagcgCACGGGGGCTGGCAATGGGTCTGGaacccagcaccctgcagcgCTGGCATACCCCATCCAGGTGGGATGCCGGGGATGGCAAAGGCCCTTTGCCTTCAGGGAGGTGGCGAGGGTCGTCACAGCGTGATGGGGAGGATGTCCCTGACAAGCTGCTATATCCAAATGTGGTGTCCCCACAGCCATGTCTGCAAGGGGGTCACCTTCGTGGTGTCCTGGCCCCCGTGGAGAGGACTCCCCACACTGCCTCCGGCCACCCCACTAGCTGGGGATGGAGAAGGAGCTGACTTGGAAGCTCTGCTGGTACCTCTTCACCCAGGGACTACTTGCCTGGGTGCAGATCTCCTTCCCACTCCTCACCCTGAAGCTGGGGCAGAGAGAAGACAGGGTTAGCAGGATGGTGGTATGGGGACCCCAGCGCTGAGTTTCTGAGGGGCTCGGAGGCACAGAGGATCAGGATTGGACCCACAAAAGCAAGAAGTGGGTTCAGGCAGGTTCTAGAGGGGCTTTACCCCCAGGGCTGGGTTTAGGTACTCACATCACAGCCTGGTGTGGGCACTCAGGGCTGGTGGGGTAGCAGTTGACGACATTGTCTCTCTTGATCCTTCTCATCTGGAAGTTGAAGCAGCACTTCTCTGGCATAGCCGGCGCTCCTGGGGGGGGACAGCACAAGCTCAGCTTAGCCTGGAGACCCCCACCTCCATCTCAGCCCTCCTGCTGTGGGCACGGCGGCTTTTTGGGGGgagcccccctgcaccccatgcacGAAGCAAACCCGTCCTCACAGCCCTGGgggctgtccccgtccccaaaCCCGCAGAGATGCAGCAGGAGGCAGTGCTCACTCTGAGCCAGGCTCTGGCAGCACAGCGCGACGAGAATGAGGAAGGTGCAGACCACCCCGGCTGCCTTCGCCAtgctgggctgtgggagggCTGCTCGGTGGTGccggggcagagctgctgtctgCTGGGGTCAGGGCCACCAGGCTGCTTTTATGGGGGAGCAGCGAGGCCGGCTTCCGCCAGGGCCAGCTGCCGCATGGACAGGGGGAGGACCTGGTCCCCCGCCACGTCCCAAAGCACGGAGGGTGAGCAATACTCatttcctcccagcacagccccggggagggaaaaaacctgctcctgggctgtgcTTTTGGCTCCCGATGGTCTTGGAATTTTTCCTGAGCTCCTGCCTCCAGTATTAGGGCTGGTGGCCAGGTTGCTCCCAAAGTTTGGCTCCGCATCCCCAATCCCTGGGCAGGCTGCGTGCCCCATGGCAGGAGCCCCAGGGAGGGTGAGAGGGTCTGGGGATTTCCCTTGGATGGGACCAGGGCCAGGCTCAGCACCCTGCAGGGTTCCCAGCAGCCACACACACTCTCAATAGTCCATGTTCTCCCCCTGCACTGCAAAGTTTTGCATCCTATCCCAGTCCAGGGGACAAATACCGCCCCCCTCCCACCCAAAAAGCCAtagagaaacagcagcaggttTGGTTGCAGCAGGCATCTACATGGTTGTCTGCTGTTTTTGGCGGTGTTTGGGGCCTGTCAGGGCTGGGAGAGGTCAGGCAGGTGGCTCCACTTCCCTTCCCGTGGTGCTAAAGCAGCAGCTCATGTTCTTGGCTGTGCTGAGTTGGGAAAGGCAGAGGCCAGTTTGGAGTTTCCTCAGTGGATTTTGCCTGGCCGCAGCTGTCCAAAAAgccccttctccctccagccccagcaaaTCCTGGGGCGCATCCCAGCTGCCGGCAGCTGGCGGATGGTGGGAAGCAGTGGGGAGGTGCAGGTGCGCATCCCCTCCAGCCTGGCTGTGTGGGCAGCCCccgtgcagggctggggatgtgGATGGCACCCTGCTGGTATTTTGGccaccctgggctgcagtgcAGCCTTGCCTGGCTGGAGAGGGCATGGCGTGCTGGTCCAGGCAGGGACCTGCCCTGATGTGAACGGGGGCCACACACACCACATGTCCCTCCATTTGCTCTTCTCCAAAGCCATTTCCCAGAAATCAGCCTTGATTTTTTGGGGTGCACGTGCTGGGTGACAGCAGGGTGCAGCAAGTGGGGCTGGGCGATGCCCTGGGGCTGGCGGATGCGGACAAGGGTGGGGGTTCATGTTTCCATgctcagctggcagagcagaacACCTTCCCGTCATCACCCCAACTCCCATTTAATCTCTCCTCAGGGAGACTGTGGGGAGCGGAGGAAAGCGGATGCCTCTGGTCCCAGTCCGGTGCAGCTGCCTGGCTTGCCTTTCCCTTCCTGGATCCATCCTTTCCCTCTTAGCCTCCTTACCCCCACGCACCGAGGACCTCCTGGCGCAGCTGCGGTAAATGTGGCCTCTTAAGGGTAGAAAATGTTCCCTGCAATAAGAAAGTGAAACAGAAgcaccaggaaaacaaaagagggTTTATTGGACTGGGAAAGGCCCCTTTTAAAGAATCCCATGCAAAACAATGGGATACATCAGGCTGGGGAATTCCTGGGATGACATTCCCAGCATCCCTCCGTCCTGAGCCCTGGTCCTGGTGTCTGCTGCATGGGGTGAGTAgaccctgcagctgggggatTTTGGAGCATGGGGGATTTTCAGCCCTGGTTGGGCCCCTGGAACTGGCAGCCCCTGAGCACCCCTGGGTCTCTGGGTCTCGCCTGTGTCCAAGGAGGAATATCCCCCTTTCACCTCCCCACATCAGCCAGGATGGGGCTTTACTGGGTTTGCACAGATGTGGCACTGGAGCTGCGGATGTCCATGTGGGCTCAGAGGGGCCAGAGGCAAAACCGGTGCCCCTGCGGCTCTTGATGAATTTAGGAGAAACTGGTCTTCACTCCCTTCCACCTCACCGGCCCTCCCACGTTTGATGCAGAGAAGGGCATGGGACATGGGCAGACCCAATGCTGTGATGAGCGGATCCTGTCTCTGCTCTGGGGTGGCCATGCAGGTCTCTGTCCTGCATGTGGTCTGGGCTGAAAACcacccttttcctccctttcttccacCATTTCATGGGGGACTCCTTGCCAGCACTCACAGCTCTTGCTCCAGGCTTGGCTGCAGAGCGTggtgaggagcagagctgctgggaacaGGCCACcagcctccagctctgcctgccccttctcccaGGGCTGTGGCATGGGGTCCTGGGGCTCTGCCGGCCATGGCTTTTATCACCTTTGCTCGCCGGGAAATCCTGTGGCTGGGGAAATCCCTCCAGGAAATGTGGGGGGTACAGGTGGGGAACCCCAGGAAATGCTGCCTCATCCTTACATCCCTCCCACCACCTCTGGTGTGGTGGGAACATCGGGGTGAGAAGGGCTGAGCCCTGCGGTGGGGATGGGAGGCGTTGGTGCCTGCAAAACTTACGGGACAgatcctgctcctgctgccaagAAGCGCAGGGGAAGGTGGCAAATctgggggctggcagaggcatTTTGGACCTTGCTGGGGGCTAAGCTCTCATTACCCATTCCAAAAAATTTGCAGGGGCTTCAAATTTCCCACTGCTGGGGAGTACAAGTATGTCCTGatcccaccagccccaggggGCAGCGGTGGATGCTGCGGCGCCGGCCACCCCGCAGCCACCCCATTGCTGCCTCACGTGGGCATTGCTCCCCACAACTTCTCTGCATCcctgaacagaaagcaaagcagctccTGGGGAAAGCAACACCTCTGCCAGGAGTGTTTCAGCACTTACTCACTCTCCATGCTCAGAACCAGCCCCAGCCTTGTGtcacagagctggggctgccagagagagctgctggggcaggacaGGTGCTACCGGACACGCTGGGACGCCTGCTTGGTGGCGCAGCCCCCCTGGAAATGCCGCTCGCCCCGGGTGAGAGTTGCTTTTCCAGCCGTGTTTGCAGATGCTTTATTGATGCTGTGGTGCCTCTCCTCATTTCGGCTGATCAATAACCCTGGGGGAGGAAGATCTAAATGCAGTGCCTGCGGGATGGgatggctgctgcagctggggcagccaAAGTCATAAAAGTGATCAAAGCAGCTTTGCCAGGTCAGCTCTGTTTTCTATAAAGGATTTGTTTGATTTATTCTTCTCCCTTTTGAAtctcttttaaagcttttccatTACCTTGCTGGGACTGATGTTGAGATAACCACTAAATGCACACCCTGCAtgtgctgtttccttttttaaggtCCTTGCCTGGCCCTGGCCACCTGGGACTTCCCCAGCTGCTTGCAGAGATATTGATATTGAGATGGGTCCACCCTCGCCTGTCCCCAGGAAGATGTGGCTCATAGTCCCCCCACTCCCCGCCACCACCCAcgcccctgcagagccaggctggctcCTGCCCAGGTGCCATCACCTTCCCCAAAAAGCagtggaggttttttttgtccaaGGCTGGAAAACCCAGCAGGGATCTGCATCTCACCCCCAAAGCTGCTCACTGGGGTGGGAGTGGGTTGTGCAGCCTCTGAGGCATCATCCTGTACCTGGCCACCCTGAGGCTACAAGGATGGACCCATCTCCTGCTGTTGGAAGATgcaaacatacagaaataagaCGGAGCAGATGCTGCCATCCTTTTCTAGGGGAGATTTCACCAGGAAAATCATGGCCAAGCCCCCATTTCAGACACGTTAATCATGTGGGAGCAATAGTGAACATGCCGCAGACGTTGCTGGAAGCATCTCGCCTTCACCTGCCTGACATGGGCACAGGAAACGCCAGCAGCAATGCTCTCTGGCTGTGGGAACTGGGAACCCAGTGAAATGAATGTCATTGTGTGGCTTTGATGTAGATCTCTGGGGTTTTGGAGCCCTCTCTTGATTTTGGAGTCcatgccctgctcctggctggcagTTGTGCCAGGGCAGCCCCCTCTTTCCTGGCTGCCCGTGCCAGGCAGTGGGACGCAGGTTGCCCTGCATCCTGCCGGCTGTAGGGAAAGCAGCCCTAAAGGGAAAGGTTTTCAACCCAAAGTGGTGGGTGGGGGGCTCAGAGAACCCATGGCAGAGCTGATCCCAAAGGCAAAAAGCTTTCCTCCAGGATGACGGTCCCTCTCTGCATCACCTGGGGGAAGGGGCTTTCCGGGACCCACATTGTGCCGTTCAGGCGGCTCATCTCCCCACACTTCATCCTCTCAGCCCTCCCAAGGCTGAactcccccccttccctggcATCCTCCACCATGTGCTGCCTGACTCATTTCCTGTGTCCTTTGGCCCCCGGCATCCTGACTGCCTCCGCACAGGGACTGGCCCTAGCTGAAAAGCTGATTTCACATCAAACTCCTCTGCTTGAGATTGCGATCAGGGCTGGGCTGCTCGAGTTGAGTGAACtcttccccccactccccaaCCTTGGCCTTTGAAAACCCAGACCTTAAAACTAAGATAAACCCAAAGCACTATCTGCCTCCCTATCTGCACCCTGATTTCTGCAGGTGGCACATGCCTCACTATTTTCCAGCAACCTGAAAGGCAAGAAGCAGCATTtaatggtggaaaaaaaaaaagaagaaaccccAAAAGAGCTAGTAAGATGCTCATAAAATCCTCTGCACCCAGGAGCAGGggtcaaaaataataaaaaaattcacacTAGGGACTTGCTGGGCTCTCTGGATTTTCTCCAGGCATGAGACCTGAGGCTGGAGAGCGCCGGTGGGATGCCGGGAAGTGGCAATGTGCAATGGGGATCAGCATCACCAGGATGTGGGGGGCTCTGCTGCACCACCCCGAATCCCCCTGCAACCTGGCCCCGGGTCCCTGGGGTGtttttccccaggctgcagctaTCAGCAGCTACAATCTGCTTTTGTAGCATGAGTGACTGCTAGTTTTCACACGTATTTTCTGAAACCGCCTGCCCAGGGAGGAAAAGACACCCCACAGAAGATGAATTCATTTCCCACAGGACCACCCTGGGGTATTTTCCTTGTGTATCCTTCCCCTGACACTGCTCTGAGCCGGGGGAGAGGGGACTGGTGTGGccgtgcagcagccctggcaCGATCACCCTTTCCCCTTGGTGTGAGTTGCTGTTGGATATTTCcctaaaataaatttgcaaatatttcctgGGTTGGCCATGGGAAAGACCTTCCTCCCCACTGTCCTGCAGAgtttgctgcagggaaaaataaaagtgagaagCATTGGTTGTGGCACCGGCGATGGGGATGAGCACTGGCTGTGTAGGGCTGGGGTGAGGGCTGGGTCCTGACAGCCCTTGCTGTTTTTGGGACCCCGGGGCTTGCTCAGGGCTCACGGCAGTGGCCGGACAACAATCCAGGTGAGGTGCCGGCCCATGGGAGCCCTTTGGTCCCATGGGATGGCTGCCCTGGATCTGCCGGTCTGGGTATATGGGGGAGagcagggtttggggtgccaGCCTGGGGCACAGCAGCAGTGGAGGCATTTCTGCATCCCTCCAAGCCTTGGCTGATGTTTTTCCTCCGTTTGGCACAAGATGTCAGTGCTGCCCAAGGAACGGCCGCCAGTGCCATCCCACCGCATGGCCTGGCAGGGCCATGGTGCTCCTTCTCCGTTGCCTTGGTGTCCCCAGCCTGGGGTGCTGCCCGGGTGCTCCCGCGGCCCGGCTGTTGTCCCCACTCTGGCAGGGACCCACCAGGGCTTCTCCTGATCAGTGGAGATGCACCGAGAGCAGCAGGTCTCAGCCAGCCCCATGGCCTCAGGTCCTTCTCCTTTGGCGACAGGGGGAAGCTGTCAGACACCCCACAGGAATCATGTGGGCAGAAATCCAGGAGCCTGGAAGAGGAAGGTGGAGGGGGATCAGCTCCATCCCCACATCCCATGGCACTGCCATCACTGCCACTGGctgtcccccccctccctgtGGTGTGCgggggatggagagcagctctcctggGGCCAGCATCCCTCAGGGGGAGTTGAGATGCTtcatgctgggaaaaaaaaaataggaaaagggatacagagggaaaaaagctggGAATGAAAGAACCGAAACCCTCTACCAGCCACACGtggaaagggggtgggggggaacccTCAAAAGAGTGTTGACAAGTCTGGAGGCTTCTGGGACCAGAAAAATAACACATCAAAGACCTCACGTATGCCTGAAGACAGATAAAAACTCTGAGCCAAAATGTTCTATGAATATTTAACTACCATCAATATTTAATTAGCAGATAGAGATTAAGAGCAAAGGGATCCATTCTCCGTGtttgctccagccctgctctgtgGGCACATGGGGGCTCACGGTGGGGGGGcatggtgctgcctgcagcctggctcAGTGCCAAGATCAGGGCACAGGGAccctgaaggaaggaagggaccCCCCCGAAAGGAAAGGCTCTGCTTTCCTAGCCCCCtactgtggggctgggtgggagaagggagggataACTCATGCATGACCTGGGTGTTGCATCTCTGAAACAGCAATCCaacaaaaatgtgcaaaaaagtattttcagagatTCGGGATGCTCCAAAAAGAGCATCTTTGCCCACCAGCACCACAGAGCTCCCCGTGTTCCAATGAATTGGCTGCCAAGGGCAGCAAATAGAGCTGGGGAGCTTCTACAGAGAGTGAGTCAGGATCTGAGCTTTCCCAGGGGACGCTCAGAGCCAAGCTGGGGGAGCTTTCAGGGAGTGTAAtgctgctgggggctgctcaTCCTGGGGTGCTCTGCGGGGCCAGGGTGCAGGAGCTGGCCCTGGGGGTGGACGCTGGAGTC
This window of the Pelecanus crispus isolate bPelCri1 chromosome 12, bPelCri1.pri, whole genome shotgun sequence genome carries:
- the LOC104026116 gene encoding C-C motif chemokine 4-like; the encoded protein is MAKAAGVVCTFLILVALCCQSLAQRAPAMPEKCCFNFQMRRIKRDNVVNCYPTSPECPHQAVIFRVRSGKEICTQASSPWVKRYQQSFQVSSFSIPS